In one window of Tellurirhabdus rosea DNA:
- a CDS encoding glycoside hydrolase family 140 protein yields the protein MKKAFLTAGLLALFLTGSAQSPFDNGRLKISANQRYLVHSKNNKPFFWLGDTAWELFHRLSREEADRYLKRRAEQGFTVIQAVALAELDGLNSPNANGDKPLIDNDPTKPNDAYFRHVDYVIDAAARNGLAIGLLPTWGDKLNKSTWGKGPEIFTPENARAYGRWIGARYKNRENVIWILGGDRNPREGSQDVAVWRAMAEGVAEGVGGHDKALMTYHPQPNGMQDGGSSKWFHTDNWLDFNMLQNGHCRDTETYDKITFAYNRTPAKPVIDGEPLYEDHPVCFNAKDLGTSNAHDVRRYAYLDLFAGAFGHTYGCHDIWQMYAPGREPVNGPHMAWHEALELPAANQMRAVRSLMESRPMEERVPDQSLLVEASNGPADRIQATRGKDYAFIYSAAGRPFTVNMGKIGGREVIANWFDPRTGKTQPAGTFANTGQQKFAPPRSGYGQDWVLMLDNSALQSAMPVATK from the coding sequence ATGAAAAAAGCCTTCCTGACGGCCGGCCTGCTGGCCCTTTTTCTGACCGGCTCGGCACAATCGCCTTTTGACAACGGACGCCTTAAAATTTCTGCCAACCAGCGCTACCTCGTTCATTCCAAAAACAACAAACCGTTTTTCTGGCTGGGCGATACGGCCTGGGAGCTTTTCCACCGCCTTTCCCGCGAAGAGGCCGACCGCTACCTGAAACGCCGCGCGGAGCAGGGCTTTACGGTCATTCAGGCCGTGGCCCTGGCCGAACTCGACGGCCTGAACAGCCCCAATGCCAACGGCGATAAACCCCTGATCGACAACGACCCGACCAAACCCAACGACGCGTATTTCCGGCACGTCGATTATGTCATTGACGCCGCCGCCCGGAACGGACTGGCCATCGGCCTGCTACCGACCTGGGGCGACAAGCTGAATAAATCGACCTGGGGCAAAGGCCCCGAAATCTTCACGCCTGAAAATGCCCGGGCTTACGGCCGCTGGATCGGCGCCCGCTACAAAAACCGCGAGAACGTCATCTGGATTCTGGGCGGCGACCGCAACCCGCGCGAGGGTTCGCAGGACGTGGCCGTCTGGCGGGCGATGGCGGAAGGCGTGGCCGAGGGCGTCGGCGGACACGACAAGGCGCTGATGACCTACCACCCGCAGCCCAACGGCATGCAGGACGGCGGCTCGTCGAAGTGGTTCCATACCGACAACTGGCTCGATTTCAACATGCTCCAGAACGGGCACTGCCGCGATACCGAAACCTACGACAAAATCACCTTTGCCTATAACCGCACACCGGCCAAGCCCGTCATCGACGGCGAACCGCTGTACGAAGACCACCCGGTCTGCTTCAACGCGAAGGACTTGGGAACGTCCAACGCCCACGACGTGCGCCGCTACGCCTACCTCGACCTGTTTGCCGGGGCGTTCGGCCATACCTACGGCTGCCACGACATCTGGCAGATGTACGCCCCCGGCCGCGAACCAGTCAACGGCCCGCACATGGCTTGGCACGAGGCCCTCGAACTGCCCGCCGCCAACCAGATGCGGGCCGTCCGGAGCCTGATGGAATCCCGGCCGATGGAAGAACGCGTGCCCGACCAGTCGCTGCTGGTGGAGGCCAGCAACGGCCCCGCCGACCGGATTCAGGCCACCCGCGGGAAGGACTACGCCTTTATTTACTCGGCCGCCGGTCGGCCGTTTACGGTCAACATGGGCAAAATCGGCGGTCGGGAGGTGATTGCCAATTGGTTCGACCCGCGCACGGGCAAGACGCAGCCAGCCGGGACCTTTGCCAATACCGGGCAGCAGAAGTTCGCGCCGCCCCGCAGCGGGTACGGGCAGGACTGGGTGCTGATGCTGGATAATTCGGCCCTGCAGTCGGCGATGCCGGTGGCGACAAAATAA
- a CDS encoding DUF4468 domain-containing protein, whose amino-acid sequence MKTSTFLFFLLLWNMIPLAKATPPTGPSGDKLLGVLPLINQKVRYAAVVDCGSVSQAELFRRTRLWLLQTGADETLALNDPQTGDLAGRVKLTVQIPRSESSSGGVYRFRGTVLVECANRKYRATLTRLQVEDANGQPLAIETYGQRSEKDLQAAYAELDKQLKTLLASLEEEVKNYPAF is encoded by the coding sequence ATGAAAACGTCAACCTTCCTCTTTTTTCTACTGCTCTGGAATATGATCCCTCTTGCCAAAGCAACCCCGCCGACCGGCCCGTCCGGCGACAAACTGCTGGGCGTTCTGCCCCTGATTAACCAGAAAGTCCGGTACGCGGCCGTTGTAGACTGCGGCAGCGTGTCGCAGGCCGAGCTGTTCCGCCGGACCCGCCTCTGGCTGTTGCAGACCGGAGCCGACGAAACGCTGGCCCTCAACGACCCGCAAACCGGCGATCTGGCGGGACGGGTAAAGCTGACCGTCCAGATTCCCCGTTCAGAAAGCTCATCGGGAGGAGTTTATCGGTTCCGGGGCACTGTTCTGGTCGAGTGTGCCAATCGAAAATACCGGGCCACCCTGACGCGGCTTCAGGTCGAGGACGCCAACGGGCAACCGCTTGCCATCGAAACCTACGGCCAGCGGTCGGAAAAAGACCTTCAGGCTGCCTACGCCGAACTTGACAAACAGCTGAAGACGCTGCTGGCCTCTCTGGAAGAAGAGGTAAAAAATTACCCAGCCTTTTGA
- a CDS encoding ABC transporter permease — MLQNYFKIAWRNLLRRKLYSGLNIVGLAVGITFALLISTYLWGEFGVNRQLRHADRQCLIQSRWKEDSRAMPITSLAPMAAALKTEYPALVANYYRFHGVGATLSKGSNHFRESIQIGDSTLLTMYGFGLLHGDPRTALNAPNAIVLTAAKAEKLFGTTDVLHQTLTVETPQAGRQEFQVTAVLKALTPNSVSHLLREPNEIFMSPGALPYFGADMNSWQNPYIVNYIELQPGVTPQDLARPLAQLIKTNAPADIQQSLTAYVTPLTDFYLESNFGLVRRLMTTLAVVAVFILLMAVLNFVNISMGVSTARLREIGVRKLLGGLRRQLTVQFLTEALVLTTLAFLLSIGLYMAFRPFFSEVVGKPIPALTELPWQYGALIPVGVLLIGGLAGAYPALHLAAYSTVASLKGKSRTAREGMIFRRALVTLQFSIAVFVFVGAIIVSRQIAHFFHSDLGFDKEAVLTVSSLPRNWSAEGVTRMQAARDQLARTSGVQAASLSFEIPNGNVGNDVSVYPEGRDSTRAVSARLMTTDEHYARTYGIELRNGRYFHEGGAGFDSTRIVVNEAAIRALGYASPEAAVGQPVRFQGGPATFRIGGVVRDFHFGPMHQAIAPLVVMPVQVRPLYRFFSFRLAPGNPRRTLAGLEQRWRTLFPDAPFEYAFMDQTLEQLYQTELQLEKAAYLATGLALLIVLLGVVGMVSLTVARRTREVGIRKVLGASVANVVLLFLREYFWVMILANLIAWPLAHLALSDWLAGYAYHTRIGWQPFVQVAALLAILTTGVVALQVIRTALMNPVNSIRSE; from the coding sequence ATGCTTCAGAATTACTTCAAAATCGCCTGGCGGAATCTGCTGCGCCGCAAGCTGTATTCCGGACTCAACATCGTCGGGCTGGCGGTCGGCATCACCTTTGCCCTGCTCATCAGCACCTACCTTTGGGGCGAATTTGGGGTGAACCGCCAGTTGCGCCATGCCGACCGGCAGTGCCTGATTCAAAGTCGCTGGAAAGAAGACAGCCGGGCAATGCCCATCACGTCGCTGGCCCCGATGGCGGCGGCTCTCAAAACCGAGTATCCCGCGCTGGTGGCCAATTACTACCGCTTCCACGGCGTCGGGGCGACCCTCTCGAAGGGCAGTAACCACTTCCGCGAATCCATTCAGATTGGAGACTCTACCCTGCTGACCATGTACGGCTTCGGCCTGCTGCACGGCGACCCCCGCACGGCCCTGAACGCCCCGAACGCCATAGTCCTGACCGCCGCCAAAGCCGAAAAACTGTTCGGCACGACAGACGTGCTCCACCAGACCCTGACGGTCGAAACGCCCCAGGCGGGACGGCAGGAATTTCAGGTCACGGCCGTTCTGAAAGCCCTGACGCCCAATTCGGTTTCGCACCTGCTCCGGGAACCGAATGAGATTTTCATGTCGCCCGGGGCCCTGCCTTACTTCGGGGCCGACATGAACTCCTGGCAGAATCCCTACATCGTCAATTACATCGAATTGCAACCCGGCGTGACGCCGCAGGACCTGGCCCGGCCGCTGGCCCAGCTCATCAAAACCAACGCACCCGCCGACATTCAGCAGAGTCTGACGGCCTACGTGACGCCGTTGACGGACTTTTATCTCGAAAGCAACTTCGGGCTGGTTCGCCGCCTGATGACGACACTGGCCGTCGTGGCGGTGTTCATCCTGCTGATGGCCGTTCTGAATTTTGTCAATATTTCGATGGGCGTATCGACGGCACGGCTCCGGGAAATCGGCGTGCGGAAGCTGCTGGGCGGCCTCCGTCGGCAGCTGACGGTCCAGTTTCTGACGGAAGCGCTGGTGCTGACGACCCTGGCCTTTCTGCTTTCTATCGGCCTTTACATGGCTTTCCGGCCCTTTTTCAGCGAGGTGGTGGGCAAACCCATTCCCGCCTTGACGGAGCTGCCCTGGCAGTACGGCGCGCTGATTCCGGTCGGCGTGCTGCTGATTGGCGGGCTGGCGGGCGCTTATCCGGCCCTGCATCTGGCGGCCTATTCGACCGTCGCTTCGCTGAAAGGCAAAAGCCGAACCGCCCGCGAAGGGATGATTTTCCGGCGGGCGCTGGTGACGCTCCAGTTCTCGATTGCCGTTTTCGTGTTTGTGGGAGCCATCATCGTCTCGCGCCAGATCGCCCATTTTTTCCATTCCGACCTCGGTTTTGACAAGGAAGCCGTGCTGACCGTTTCGTCCCTGCCTCGCAACTGGTCGGCGGAGGGCGTCACCCGGATGCAGGCGGCCCGCGACCAGCTCGCCCGGACGTCCGGGGTGCAGGCGGCGAGTCTTTCTTTCGAGATTCCGAACGGCAATGTCGGCAACGATGTCAGCGTGTATCCCGAGGGCCGCGACTCGACCCGGGCCGTCAGCGCCCGGCTCATGACCACCGACGAGCACTACGCCCGCACCTACGGCATCGAGCTGCGCAACGGCCGTTATTTCCACGAAGGCGGCGCGGGGTTCGACTCCACCCGCATCGTCGTCAACGAAGCGGCCATCCGGGCACTCGGGTACGCCAGTCCGGAAGCGGCGGTGGGGCAGCCCGTCCGGTTTCAGGGCGGCCCGGCGACCTTCCGGATTGGGGGCGTTGTGCGGGACTTTCACTTCGGGCCCATGCACCAGGCCATCGCCCCGCTGGTCGTTATGCCGGTTCAGGTCCGTCCGCTGTACCGCTTTTTCTCGTTCCGGCTCGCCCCCGGCAATCCGCGCCGGACGCTGGCCGGGCTGGAGCAGCGGTGGCGCACGCTTTTCCCGGACGCCCCGTTTGAATACGCCTTTATGGACCAGACACTGGAGCAGCTTTACCAGACAGAGCTTCAACTGGAAAAGGCGGCGTATCTGGCAACCGGGCTGGCGCTCCTGATCGTTCTGCTGGGCGTGGTCGGCATGGTGTCGCTGACCGTGGCCCGCCGCACCCGGGAAGTAGGCATCCGGAAGGTGCTCGGCGCTTCGGTGGCGAACGTCGTTCTGCTGTTTCTGCGGGAATATTTCTGGGTCATGATTCTGGCCAATCTGATTGCCTGGCCGCTGGCCCATCTGGCTTTGTCGGACTGGCTGGCCGGTTACGCGTACCACACCCGGATTGGCTGGCAGCCGTTTGTGCAGGTGGCCGCGCTGCTGGCGATTCTCACCACGGGGGTCGTGGCGCTTCAGGTCATCCGGACGGCGCTGATGAATCCGGTGAACTCCATTCGTTCCGAATAA